DNA sequence from the Terriglobales bacterium genome:
CGCGGATCACGACGGTGTTGTCGTAGATTTCCGGCACCTCGGTCTGGAACAGGTGCTGCACCAGCTCCGGCGCGGCGCGCGAGACGACGACCTGCGGGCCCTTGGCGGCTTTTTCCACGCGCACGATGACGACGCGCACGCGCTCGCCGACGGCGAACGACTCCAGCCGCGACTGCTCCTTGCGCCCCATGCGCGCTTCGGCCTTGCCAATATCGAAGATCACGTCGGGGCCTTCCATGCGCTTGACGGTGGCATTCACGATTTCGCCGACGCGCCCGATGTACTCGTTGTAAACCGTATCGCGCTCGGCCTCGCGCACCTTCTGAAAGATGACCTGCTTGGCGAGCTGCGCGGCGATGCGCCCCAACACGTCGGTCGCTTTGGGAATGCGGATCTCACCCCCGGGCTCGGCGCTGGGATCCAGACGGCGGGCTTCGTCCACGGTGAGCTGGTTGAGCGGATCTTCCACCTGCTCCGGAGTCTCCACCACCTGCTTGACCACGAAGGCGCGAATCTGGCCGGTCTCCTTGTCCAGCTCGGCGCGGAGGTTCTCCTGCGTCTTGTAATATTTGCGGGTAGCGACGACGATCGCGTCCTCGACCGCGTTGACCACGATC
Encoded proteins:
- the nusA gene encoding transcription termination factor NusA; protein product: MASELYNTIDALSREKGIDPQIVVNAVEDAIVVATRKYYKTQENLRAELDKETGQIRAFVVKQVVETPEQVEDPLNQLTVDEARRLDPSAEPGGEIRIPKATDVLGRIAAQLAKQVIFQKVREAERDTVYNEYIGRVGEIVNATVKRMEGPDVIFDIGKAEARMGRKEQSRLESFAVGERVRVVIVRVEKAAKGPQVVVSRAAPELVQHLFQTEVPEIYDNTVVIRAIAREAGERTKIAVMSKDKDVDAVGACVGMKGMRVQSIIRELRGEKIDIIEYHEDPVVFAEKALQPAKVSRV